Part of the Cryptosporangium arvum DSM 44712 genome, CGAAGAGATAGAGCGCGTAGGGCTCGGTGAGCGGCCCGTGCGGACTGTCCGAGGGGCCGGCGATCGCCCCGCCCAGGTGCCGCACCTGAACGCTCAGCAGGGGCGCGATCGGCTCGGCCAGCAACCCCTTCACGACGCGATCGTCGAGCGCCGTCAACAGTTCGGCGTGCGAGACCCCCGCGGTCGGCTCCGTCGGCTCGGCCGTGATGCTCCCGAGTTCGTCGACCGACATCACGCGGCGGGAGTCGGAGAGCGGCGTGGGCAGCTCGCAGAACAGATCGCGTACCTCCGCGGGGTCGCCGAGGTAGGTGGTGTCGAGGGCCACCATGGGCTCGGCCCCGGGGAAGTGCAGCAGGTCGAGCCAGACGGTCAACTCGTCGGGCGCGCCGGCGGTGACCGTCCGGAAAGCTTCGAACACCTCGGCGGCGTGCTCGGCGCCCCACAGCACCCGCCCGCCGTAGAGGTCGGGTGCGGGATGCAACGCGAGTTCCAGCCCGGTGACCACCGCGAAGTCGCCGCCTCCCCCACGCAGCGCCCAAAACAGGTCGGGGTCGTCATCCGCGGTGACGTGGCACTGTCGCCCGTCGGCGTCCACGACGTCGAACGCGACCACGGCGTCGGCCACCCACCCGTGCGCGCGAGCGAACCAGCTGAGCCCTCCCCCGAGCGCGACCCCCGCGACGCTGACGATCGGCGAGCTACCGGGCAGGCCGGTGAGGTCGTGGCGGGCCGCCGCGCTCTGGAGGAGGCCGGACGAAACCCCGCCCCCGATGCGAGCGCGATGCGTCACCGGGTTGATGTCGATGGCGTCGAGCCGACCGGTACGCAACAGGATCGTGCCGTTGGTGTGGCTGGTCGCGCCGTGCCCGTTGGGTTGAGGCGAGATGGCCAGATCGTTCCGACGCGCGAAGTGAACGAGGTGAGAGACGTCGTCGGCGTCGGCGGCTTCGACCACCGCGACCGGGGTCTGGTCGACGGCCCGGTTCCAGGGCTGTCGGTTGTCGTCGAACATGGGATCGCCGGGGAGCCAGACGCGGCCCCGTAGATTCTGGATACTGAACATCTAGAATACCTCCCGGGAAAAGCCCCTCGGACGAGGGGCTTCTGGTCGTCTCGGATGCGACGCACCCGTTGATGGGTCGGACGGGATGGTGCCGTTCGTCAGGCGCGAAGTGCGGCGAATCGATTGACGGTGTTGTTCCCGGTGGCGGGGTAGGCGCGTTCGACATCGGCCCGCAGATCGGCGATGGTCTGGGCGGCCAGTTCCCGCCGCCAGGCCAGGTCGGCGCGTCGCATCCCCTGGGAGATCAGGCAGGACTGCCGGTAATCGGCGCGGGGATCGGCACCTGGCCCCCGCTTGAGCAACTGCTCGCACCGAAACGCCTCGTCGGGCCCTTCGATCGCGACGACGACATCGAGCAACGTGATCTGCTCCGGGCTACGGGCGAGCTGAAATCCACCCCGCGGCCCGGAGGTGGAGGACACGATGCCCGCCCGGGCCAGGGCCTGCAGCTGCTTGTTGAGATACGCCGCCGGAAGCCCGTAGAACTCCGCCAACTTGCCCGCCGGCACCGCCTGCCCGGCCGGCAACCAGGTCAAGTTCACGCAGGTGTGCAATGCCCACTCGACACCCTCGCCCATCCGCATATCTGGACTCTAAATATCCAGGATAAAAGTTGTCAAGGTAATCGCCGCCTGCACATGGGGGCTCGGCACCTGCGCACGGGGGCTCGGCGACGAAGACGGGTCAGGCGATGGTGGCGGGTGGGCGGCGGTGGAGCAGGGCCACCGCGCCGGCGATCAGGAGAGCCACGCCGACCAGAGCGACCGCGAAGCCGGCGGCCAGGAAACTGTCCAGGATCTGGGCCAGCGCGGTGGCCGGCACGACGAGTGCGATCAGCACCGCGGGCACCAGCGCCGGCCAGCGGCGGGTCGCCAGGTACAGGGCGAAGCAGCCGGCGGCGAAGGCCAGGCCGATCACGAGGCCGACGAGCGCGAACGCCTTGCCGTCGGTGGTGACAGCCTCCGCGGCTCCGAAGCCGGTCAGGCCGCCGAGCAGCACCGCGAGGCCCGGCTCTCGGACGGGATTGCCCCGCACCGGCAGGGCCAGCAGCATCCAGATCGCGCCGACGAGCGCGTACGCGATTCCCCACGGGAGGATGTCCTGCACGCCGGCGCGGTCGAGGATGTCTGCCACCAGGAGCGCGGACGCCAGCCACGCGGTGCCCAGCAGCGGCGCGCCGCGCACCAGCGCGTAACCGGGTAGGGCCACGACGAGCGCCGCTACCGAGGCGGCCAGCAGTTCCCACGAGTTGCTCGCCGGTACCGCCGCCGCCGTGGCCGCCGCGCCCGAGGCCAGCGCTCCGAGCGCCGACGCCAACCGCATCCGGGCTCCGAGCGTGTCGTCCCCGAGCCGCGCGAACCGGGCGGCGAGGGCGCCGCCGGCCAGCAGGACCGTGGCGACCACGGCCAGCGCGAACCGGGCCGCCGACGGGAACGAGTCCCAGGTCGGTACGACGATCGACGCCGCACCCCCGAGCACCATCGCCCCGCCGAGGTAACCGGCCACCTCGACGACGCGCGTGCGCATCCGGTGTTCGCCCGGAATCGGCGGGCTCGCCACCGTGGCGGCGGCGAGGCGGCGGTTCACCTGGTCGGCCTGGCCGGACGAGAGGACACCGTCGCTCACGAGTCCGGCGAGCGTGGTCCGCACGGTCGCGAGCGGAACCGAGGGTTCGGGGCTGGTCATGGGAACATCTTGACGTGTGCTCCGACCTGCGCACATGAGTTGAACTACCCGGTCGGCGAAGCGTGCACAGGGCGGCCCGAAAGGGCACCCTGAGAACGTGCGCAACAAAATGGGCAATGACGATGAAGACGGGTTGAACCAGACGCCCGGCTCCGACCCGGACGGGGCGCCGTCCGACGAGCCTCCTTCGCTGTCGGCCGAGCCCTGGCGGCAGGCCGCAGTGGCCTGGACCCAGCACGCCGAGGCCTGGGCCGCCCAGACCGAAGCCGCCCAGACCGAAGCCGCCCGGTCCGAGGCCGCCCGCTCGGAAGCCGCGGATTTTGCAGCCCGGTCCGAAGCCGCCCGATCGGAAGCCGTCCGCTCGGAAGCGGCGGAA contains:
- a CDS encoding RrF2 family transcriptional regulator yields the protein MRMGEGVEWALHTCVNLTWLPAGQAVPAGKLAEFYGLPAAYLNKQLQALARAGIVSSTSGPRGGFQLARSPEQITLLDVVVAIEGPDEAFRCEQLLKRGPGADPRADYRQSCLISQGMRRADLAWRRELAAQTIADLRADVERAYPATGNNTVNRFAALRA
- a CDS encoding FAD-dependent oxidoreductase; translation: MFSIQNLRGRVWLPGDPMFDDNRQPWNRAVDQTPVAVVEAADADDVSHLVHFARRNDLAISPQPNGHGATSHTNGTILLRTGRLDAIDINPVTHRARIGGGVSSGLLQSAAARHDLTGLPGSSPIVSVAGVALGGGLSWFARAHGWVADAVVAFDVVDADGRQCHVTADDDPDLFWALRGGGGDFAVVTGLELALHPAPDLYGGRVLWGAEHAAEVFEAFRTVTAGAPDELTVWLDLLHFPGAEPMVALDTTYLGDPAEVRDLFCELPTPLSDSRRVMSVDELGSITAEPTEPTAGVSHAELLTALDDRVVKGLLAEPIAPLLSVQVRHLGGAIAGPSDSPHGPLTEPYALYLFGLTDESTAKQRELVAGLPISGRKPYTFLGRAETAADAFAPGKLARLREIKQHRDPTNVFRSNFPVN